A segment of the Vibrio sp. 16 genome:
GAGTCACTGGCGCCACGCCATACTTCACCGCATTACGTATCAAGTTATCGATACAAGTGCCTAGCCAATATACATTGAGCTTGGCGGCAACGTCCTGATTGATGGTGAACTCGACGTTGCCATTAAATTCTTCTTCTACTTTGTACTCTAACCACTCTTGGACAGATGGTACCCAATCTGTTGCGAGTGGTTTGTTATCTGACTGCAAATAGTCTTTACTCGCCTCTGCGAGTTGCCTTAGCCGTCGAGAATCTTCACACAATCTGCGAAACTCATCGTAAAGTGATTCAGGAAGCTTCTCAAACTCACGCCTAAATCCTTCAACGGTCAATGATAAGCTGGCAATCGGAGTTCGGAGTTCATGCGTCAAGATTTGAAGTATCAACATTCGGCTCTTCATTTCCTGTCGTTTCGTGTTCCACCGATACACTGACCAACCGAGGACCAATAAAATGTTTGCAATCACTAGGGCGACCATGCTTATGCGCAAAATGTCGGAATGATCCTCAACGCTCCAGCATAGATTACCGCGTTGCACAAAACAGCTAGTGGATGAGCTTCTCAGATCGAAAGATAGCCCTGCACTATTAATGTGCTGCTTCCAAATTTTTTCTGGGAAGACTAAATAGCTATCGTTTTGACGCAACCAAAGCTCATTTTGTTCCAAAAACATGCTGGCACCAGCGATTAATGAGAGCATCGTCTCTTCATTCATGCTTTGTAAGCGACCGAGTAAAGAGTTAATGGGTGCCGCTGGGCGCTCTTTGATATGCATGTATTGCTGCAATGCTTCCTGTTTGTCAGGATGAACTGCGACATAGCGACTTGCATAAGTGCCACCACCTGGGTGGATAAGCGTACTTCTCGCGAACCATTTAGCGCTTAGTGTATTGCCTTTACACATCGCTCTCGTGAACACCAATGGCTCAGTGATCAAAGGGCTTAAAGGCAGCTTACCGGTACATTTTTTGGCAAGCGCGTACAATCGTTGAATATCACGTAAAGGGTACACAGAAGTCTGCGGAAGCATCGACTCTGGAGTCAGCAAGCGAGTCGGATAATCAGACTGGAGGTTGCGAATATCATAAGACTCGATTGCCTGTGACTCGTCAAATAGGTCAACGAACTTGTCGATCCTTTCTGGCAGTGAATCCGCATAGGCGGCACTCGCGCTAAAGCCAACGAAGAATAAGGCGGTTTTTAGTACAGTCTTAATCAATGCAAAAGTTCGCTAAATCAGTGGTTTAGGTAAAGAGTAGAACATTATGACAAAATTATAAATCCGAATTGTGATATCTGTGTCAATAATGTTAGCGGCAAAATGAAAGAAGCCAGCAATGGCTGGCTTCTTTTACTAAACGAACATGTTACAGAGCTTTCGAAATCGCGTCCACACTATCTTTCGCATCACCAAATAGCATTTGAGTGTTTTCTTTAAAGAACAGTGGGTTTTGAACACCTGCATAGCCTGTATTCATTGAACGTTTGAATACGATGACATTCTGAGCGTTCCAAACTTCAAGCACTGGCATACCAGCGATTGGGCTATTTGGATCTTCAAGTGCCGCTGGGTTAACCGTATCGTTCGCACCAATAACAAGAACGGTATCAGTGTCGCTGAAGTCATCATTGATTTCATCCATTTCCAGAACGATGTCATAAGGCACTTTGGCTTCAGCTAGAAGTACGTTCATGTGTCCTGGCAGACGACCGGCTACTGGGTGAATACCAAAACGAACTTCAACACCTTGAGCTCTCAGTTTTTCAGTAATCTCGTGTACTGGGTACTGAGCCTGCGCAACGGCCATACCATATCCAGGAGTAATGATTACTGACTTTGAGTTCTTAAGCATTTCTGCAACCTCTTCCGCTGATGTTTCGCGGTGCTCGCCCTGCTCTACATCCTCAGAGATGACGACTTCTTGACCGAAGCCACCAGCAATCACGCTTACAAACGAACGGTTCATCGCTTTACACATAATGTACGATAGGATCGCACCTGACGAACCAACCAAAGCACCTGTCACAATCAGAAGATCGTTTGCTAGCATAAAGCCGGCTGCTGCTGCTGCCCAACCTGAATAAGAGTTCAGCATTGAGACTACCACAGGCATGTCAGCACCACCGATAGATGCCACCAAGTGGTAACCAAACGCAAAAGCAATCAACGTCATCACGATTAGAGCGAACATGCTGCCATCGGCTTTAACGAAGTAGATCATTAGCAATGTCGAGATAACAATCGCTGCCAAGTTCAGCTTGTGTTTGTGCGGAAGATTGAGCGGTGACGATGAAATAACGCCACGAAGTTTACCAAACGCAACCACTGAACCTGTGAAGGTCACAGCACCGATGAACACACCTAGGAACACTTCTACCATGTGAATGACATGCGCTGCATGTGCTTCTTGTGCGTTGATCGCTTCCATTACAGGCGGTTCGATGTAGCTGTTGTAGCCCACCAGAACCGCTGCCATACCAACAAAGCTGTGAAGAATTGCCACCAATTCTGGCATTTCAGTCATTTCTACTTTTTTGGCGTAGTGAATACCAATGCCACCACCGATCACCATAGCAACGATAATCCAAGCCAAACCTTGCGAGTCTGGACCAAAGATCGTTGCGATCAATGCGATCGTCATACCTGCGATGCCGTAATAGTTACCCGCTTTCGCAGATTCCTGCTTCGACAGACCAGCAAGGCTCAAAATAAAGAATAATGCAGCAACAATATAAGCTGCTTGTACTAATCCTGCAGACATTCCTTGTTACTCCTTAGTCTTTACGGAACATTTCAAGCATACGCTTGGTCACGGTGAAGCCGCCGAATATGTTGATACTTGCGATCAACACTGCGATAAACGCCAAGAACGACACTGCTCCATTTCCTTGTCCGATTTGAAGCAAAGCACCGACGACGATGATACCTGAGATCGCGTTGGTTACTGACATCAAAGGCGTATGCAGTGCGTGTGTAACGTTCCAAACCACGTAATAACCAACAACACATGCCAATACGAATACCGTGAAGTGAGACAAGAACGCAGCAGGAGCAACGGAAGCGATCCATGCAAAAGCACCAAGACCAACCACTAAACCTGCGATTTTCTTAACTGGTGAAGTGGGTTCTTCGACTTTTGGCTCAGGCTTCGTTGCTGGCTGAGACGCTTTTTGCTCTGGCTGAGCTGAAACCTGAATTGGTGGCGCAGGCCAAGTGACTTCGCCCTCTTTGACTACTGTCACACCACGTAAAACGACGTCTTCGAAATTGATATCGATATTGCCATCTTTTTCTTTGCACAGTAGCTTGAGAAGGTTGACTAAGTTCGTTGAGTACAGTTGTGACGATTGCGTCGGTAATCGACCGACCATGTCTGTGTAACCTACGACTTTAACACCGTTTGCTGTTGTGATGACTTGGTCTGCAACTGTGTATTCGCAGTTACCGCCATTGGCCGCAGCTAGGTCGACAATCACACTGCCCGCTTTCATGCTATCAACCAT
Coding sequences within it:
- the vxrA gene encoding sensor histidine kinase VxrA; protein product: MIKTVLKTALFFVGFSASAAYADSLPERIDKFVDLFDESQAIESYDIRNLQSDYPTRLLTPESMLPQTSVYPLRDIQRLYALAKKCTGKLPLSPLITEPLVFTRAMCKGNTLSAKWFARSTLIHPGGGTYASRYVAVHPDKQEALQQYMHIKERPAAPINSLLGRLQSMNEETMLSLIAGASMFLEQNELWLRQNDSYLVFPEKIWKQHINSAGLSFDLRSSSTSCFVQRGNLCWSVEDHSDILRISMVALVIANILLVLGWSVYRWNTKRQEMKSRMLILQILTHELRTPIASLSLTVEGFRREFEKLPESLYDEFRRLCEDSRRLRQLAEASKDYLQSDNKPLATDWVPSVQEWLEYKVEEEFNGNVEFTINQDVAAKLNVYWLGTCIDNLIRNAVKYGVAPVTLEVLTGEKTLMVKVIDQGQLSKKDWRHLRKPFVSKSGLGLGLTIVESMVDRMGGKMTLIGPPTTFILEIPCETDTASR
- the pntB gene encoding Re/Si-specific NAD(P)(+) transhydrogenase subunit beta — protein: MSAGLVQAAYIVAALFFILSLAGLSKQESAKAGNYYGIAGMTIALIATIFGPDSQGLAWIIVAMVIGGGIGIHYAKKVEMTEMPELVAILHSFVGMAAVLVGYNSYIEPPVMEAINAQEAHAAHVIHMVEVFLGVFIGAVTFTGSVVAFGKLRGVISSSPLNLPHKHKLNLAAIVISTLLMIYFVKADGSMFALIVMTLIAFAFGYHLVASIGGADMPVVVSMLNSYSGWAAAAAGFMLANDLLIVTGALVGSSGAILSYIMCKAMNRSFVSVIAGGFGQEVVISEDVEQGEHRETSAEEVAEMLKNSKSVIITPGYGMAVAQAQYPVHEITEKLRAQGVEVRFGIHPVAGRLPGHMNVLLAEAKVPYDIVLEMDEINDDFSDTDTVLVIGANDTVNPAALEDPNSPIAGMPVLEVWNAQNVIVFKRSMNTGYAGVQNPLFFKENTQMLFGDAKDSVDAISKAL